A window of Mycolicibacterium holsaticum DSM 44478 = JCM 12374 genomic DNA:
AGCTTGCCTTCCAGCCCGGCCACCGCCCGCGGGGTGAACAGCCGAGACACGATCTTGCGCAGCCGGGTGTGCTCGGGTGCGTCGTGGTTGATCAGCAGCGCCTTGGTCAGCTCCAGCTGTTCGGCGTCGGTGCCCTCGGGCAGTCGCATGACGACACCCTTGCGGTTGGTCGACCACCGATCGCTGTCGCGTGAGATGGCCTTGATGTCCTCGTGGCGGCTGATCACCCAGTAGCCGCCGTCGTCGAAGATCGACTCCGCCTGCTCGTTCCACCACACCGGCGCGGTCTTGCGCAGCTCGGCGAACTCGCTGACGGGTATGCCCTTGAGCAGGAGGTCGGGGTCGGTGAAGTCCCATCCCGGCGAAAACGGGCATGTGCTCTGCGTCATAAACCGACCATACAGTGTGGTGTCAAGTGTATGGCCGAGGGCGAGCGTTTAGAGTTGGCGCTTGTGCGTGTGCTGGTGATCGGCTCCGGAGCCCGTGAACATGCGTTGCTGCTCGCGCTGCGCCGCGACCCGGAGGTCGAGGCACTGGCCATCGCCCCGGGAAACGCGGGCACCGCGGCGATCGCCCAGCAGCACGACGTCGACATCACCTCCGGGGAGGCAGTCGCCAAGTTGGCCCGGCAGATCGGCGCCGACCTGGTGGTCATCGGTCCCGAGGTGCCGCTGGTGCTCGGCGTGGCCGACGCCGTGCGCGCCGCGGGGATCGCCTGCTTCGGACCGACCAGGGACGCCGCACGCATCGAGGGGTCCAAGGCGTTCGCCAAAGACGTGATGGCCGCTGCCGGGGTGCGCACCGCGCGCAGCGAGATCGTCGACAACCCGGCGCGGCTGGACGCAGCACTCGACCGCTTCGGGCCACCGGGCGGCGAGGCGGCCTGGGTGGTCAAGGACGACGGGCTGGCCGCCGGCAAGGGCGTGGTGGTGACCACCGACCGCGACGTGGCCCGCGCGCACGCCGCCAGCCTGCTCGACGCCGGACATCCGGTGCTGCTCGAATCGTTTCTCGACGGTCCCGAGGTGTCACTGTTCTGCGTCGTCGACGGTGAGACCGTGGTTCCGCTGTTGGCCGCCCAGGACTTCAAGCGCGTCGGCAACAACGACACCGGACCCAACACCGGCGGGATGGGCGCCTATGCGCCGCTGCCGTGGCTGCCCGCAGACGTCGCGGACCGGATCGTCGACGAGATCGTGAAACCTGTTGCCGCCGAGCTGGTGCGTCGAGGTAGTTCGTTTTCCGGATTGCTTTACGCCGGGCTCGCGATCACGTCACAGGGTCCGGCGGTCGTCGAATTCAACTGCCGCTTCGGCGATCCGGAGACACAGTCGGTGCTGGCACTGCTGGACAGCCCGCTGGGGCAGCTGCTGCGCGCCGCCGCGACCGGCACGCTGGCCCGGCTGCGGCCGCTGAAATGGCGCGACGGCGCCGCGGTGACGGTCGTGCTGGCCGCGGAGAACTATCCCAGCCGGCCCCGGGTGGGCGACGTCATCACCGGATCCGAGGCCGACGGTGTGCTGCACGCGGGCACCGCCCGCCGCGACGACGGCGCGGTCGTCTCCTGCGGCGGCCGGGTGCTGTCGGTGGTGGGAACCGGGTCCGATCTGGCCGCGGCCCGCGCCGCCGCGTACGCGTTGATCGAATCGATCCGGTTGCCGGGCAGCCATTTTCGCAGCGATATCGGGCTGGCCGCCGCCGAGGGTCGCATCAGCGTTTAACG
This region includes:
- the purD gene encoding phosphoribosylamine--glycine ligase; this encodes MRVLVIGSGAREHALLLALRRDPEVEALAIAPGNAGTAAIAQQHDVDITSGEAVAKLARQIGADLVVIGPEVPLVLGVADAVRAAGIACFGPTRDAARIEGSKAFAKDVMAAAGVRTARSEIVDNPARLDAALDRFGPPGGEAAWVVKDDGLAAGKGVVVTTDRDVARAHAASLLDAGHPVLLESFLDGPEVSLFCVVDGETVVPLLAAQDFKRVGNNDTGPNTGGMGAYAPLPWLPADVADRIVDEIVKPVAAELVRRGSSFSGLLYAGLAITSQGPAVVEFNCRFGDPETQSVLALLDSPLGQLLRAAATGTLARLRPLKWRDGAAVTVVLAAENYPSRPRVGDVITGSEADGVLHAGTARRDDGAVVSCGGRVLSVVGTGSDLAAARAAAYALIESIRLPGSHFRSDIGLAAAEGRISV